The following are encoded in a window of Drosophila simulans strain w501 chromosome 3L, Prin_Dsim_3.1, whole genome shotgun sequence genomic DNA:
- the LOC6737712 gene encoding mitochondrial import inner membrane translocase subunit Tim13, whose translation MAAANMEKGELMNQVKQQIALANAQEMLSKMTEKCFKKCIQKPGKSLDSTEQRCISQCMDRFMDAWNLVSRTYGNRLQREQYRSMDSVEEMTS comes from the coding sequence ATGGCGGCTGCCAACATGGAGAAGGGTGAGCTGATGAACCAGGTGAAACAACAGATCGCATTGGCCAATGCCCAGGAGATGCTCTCGAAGATGACGGAGAAGTGCTTCAAGAAGTGCATCCAGAAGCCGGGCAAATCACTGGACTCCACCGAGCAGCGATGCATTTCGCAGTGCATGGATCGCTTCATGGACGCCTGGAATCTGGTGTCGCGCACCTATGGCAATCGTCTGCAGCGGGAACAGTACAGGAGCATGGACTCGGTGGAGGAGATGACCAGCTAG